GTCCATCACCCTGATAAATCATAGGGCTCTGAATGATTGTAAGTAGATGGTTTCAGGTTCTATCTCACTCCGTTACCCACGGTTCTTTTCACCTTTCCCTCACGGTACTTGTGCGCTATCGGTGTAGTAGTAGTATTTAGGGTTGGAGAGTGGTCTCCCCGGCTTCAGCCCGGATTTCACGTGTCCTGGCCTACTCTGGATCCGACTATCTAGGGCTTGTCTTTCGCATACAGGGCTATCACCTTCTATGGCTTACCTTTCCAAGTAACTCTGCTAGACAATCCCCTTGAATGTTGTCGTCCTCAACCCCGCGTGCAAGCACGCGGTTTGCCCTTTTCCCCTTTCGCTCGCCACTACTGAGGGAATCTCGTTGATTTCTTTTCCTCTAGCTACTGAGATGTTTCACTTCGCTAGGTTCGCTCTCTAAATAGAGTAACTTACATTGCTGCAAGTTGGGTTGCCCCATTCGGACATCTGCGCCTCAAAGCTTCTTGACAGCTCCACGCAGCTTATCGCAGTCTAGTGCGTCCTTCATCGCCTCTACTACCCAAGGCATCCACCATCTACTCTTAAATATCTTGTTTGTTTCAGTTAGCATATCCGCTAAACTGCCTTGATAAGATTTCTACCGCCTTATTGAGTATAATTCTTTGGCTTTGTAGTTTTTACCTTTACATAGGCTATTGACAATGAAACATCAAAAAACACTAAACTAAATGCTCGAGCTACAGGATTAACTGCAACCCCCATTTGCTTAGGCAAAAGCGCATTATATAGCTGTAAAGCTTAGGAGGGGCTTAAAGTTTTGGGAGTTTTGGGAGTTTTTACTAAAACTTTGGCATCAAGCACAACGCTCGTTTAACTAAATGTCTTAAAATATTCTCATGTTTGAATTTATTTATATGAAAAACTCTACTTACCCGGATGTGGTGTTGCACGATCACATTAAGGTTTTAGAACACGATCAAGACATAGAGTGCGTAGTGTGCAATGTGGCTTTGCAGGGAACTAAGAGGGTGGCTAAGGAGGTAAATTTTTTTATAGAAAATAGCGCACAAACTCCCCTAGAACTCGCCCAAAGTCTCAGTCTACTTTACGAGGCGCATGGATTACAATTTGATTTCGACCACACCAAATACACCCCTACTCAAGAGGGCTCTTTGATCGAGTTTTTTAACTATAATAAAGAGATTTGCCAATACCACCAACGGCGCGTGGAGTGTTGTGGAAAGTGTAGTGAAGTCTGCCCCACTCAAGCCATCAGCAAATTAGACCCACAAATCGCCCGAGAGAAAGACTTAGAATGTGAGGATAACCGTCATTTGGTGATCGATCACCAGAGTTGTATTGATTGTGGCAAATGCATTGCTGTGTGTCCTAGCGGGAGCTTAAGCTATTCTAGCTTTAACTTAGAGTGCATGCAAGAAGTTGCCAAACTCTACAGGGGGTATATCCCTCTTTTGATCGATTGCAAAGCAGAACTGCCAAACACTCCGCTTAAAAAAGAGGTCTTACCCCTTTGCTTAAATGTAAATATCTTAGAGCAGGTCGCTCTGCTTACTTGGGTGCAAGAGAGTGGAAGCCAGATCGTGATCTATGCGACCCAAGAGTTGGGCATAGGCACTTTAGAGAGTATCGCTCTGCTCAATGAAATTTATACGCACCTTTGCCATCAAGAGGCAATTTTAGTGGCGCGCACTACAGAAGAATTGCAAGCGTGCTTGCAGGACGCGCAATCACTAAGCTCCCCCTACACACCTCCCACTATTCCAACACGCACGAAAAGAGATCTTTTTGCCCAACGCTTGGGCTTTTTGATAGAGCAGGGGGATTATGGGCAGGTGGGGTGTGGGGAGTTTATCCGCTATGGGCACATAGAAATTAAAGACAACTGCACCCTTTGCCTCTCTTGCGTGGGGGCGTGCAATACCGGAGCGCTGAGTGTAGATGGCAACGCCTATACTTTACTCTTTAACCCCAGTTTGTGCACCACTTGCGGGTATTGTGAGGCAACCTGTCCTGAAAAGAATTGTCTACACTTGGAGCGCGATGGAATCGCGTTAAACCCGGCGTATTTTGTCCCTAAGATTATGGCGAAGGACAGCTTATTTACCTGCAAAATGTGTGGTAAACCTATTGGCACGACTAAAAGCGTGCACAAGATCGCCCAAATCATGACTCCCAAGTTTCAAGGAGATGCGCGTAAAATTGCCACACTATACGCCTGTCCTGATTGCAAGGTTAAAATCATGCTCGAAGACATGCTAGATATCAACTCTATTTTAAAATGAATCCACTAGATTCCAATCTCATTACCGCACGCGCGCTATATTACCGCCTTTGGCATTATATGGTGGTGTTTGTGCAAGAGGAGAGCGTGTTTAATGAACTAAAAACTTTGGTCAATCACCTTAAAAACTACCCCTTTGATCTTGAGAGCGGGTGCGCGTGGCAAAAATTGGACACCTTTTTGGCGCAGGGTTTAGAGTCCTTTAGAGAGGAACAAAACACAGTGTTGTTCTCTCCTAGCTATGATTTCGTGCCCTTGAGCGCGTCCTATTATTTGGAAGGGCAGGATAATGGCAAAAAACGCCTTGAGGCGATCGCGCTTTTAAAACAATCAGGCTTACGCCTAGAGAGCCACACCCTCCCCTATCCCACCGCTGAGGACGATCTCGCCTTTTTGACTTTGATGATGAACGCCTTTTTACAACAACTTCTTACAGACTCCGTCTTTTTTAGTCTACATGAAAAACTCTTCAAAGACTTTTTTCACCTTTTTAGCGATGCTTTCTTGGAGGCTATCAGCACGCATGAAAAAAGCGTGTGTTACCAAAACTACGCTATAACCTTAGGTGCATTTATCCAACACGAGAGGTTGTTTTTCAACCTGCATTAGGAGGCTCTATGCTAGAGAATAGGCGCAAGGCGTTGAAACGCTTAGGAATGCTGGGGGCAGGGGCTTTAGCCGGGCAGAGTTTGCTAGCCACCATGCCCGAAAAACCCTTTGCTAACACAGACCCAGATAGTAATGGTGTGGTGGTGGGCAAGAGCAATAAGAAAGAAATTCTTTACCACAAAACCCCCGCCTGGGAGATTTTCTACAAAAGTGTGTGGTGATTTGAGAAAGGAAGTAACATGGGAAAATTAAGTCGGCGTTCCTTTTTAAAAATGGGTGCGGTTGGGGCAGGAGCGGGCGCAACTCTCGCCTTTGCCAATACTAAAAGTAGCAAAAAAGAGAGTGTGATCGATCCTCATGAGGGGGTCAAAAGAGTTAAAACCATTTGTAGTATCTGTTCAGCAGGCTGTGGGATCATCGCAGAGGTTAAAGATGGGGTGTGGATCCGCCAAGATGTCGCCCAAGATCACCCCATTAGCGCGGGCAGCCACTGTTGTAAGGGCGTGGATCAGATTGACTTAGTCAAATCCAAAATGCGTTTAAAATAC
This portion of the Helicobacter felis ATCC 49179 genome encodes:
- a CDS encoding 4Fe-4S binding protein; this encodes MFEFIYMKNSTYPDVVLHDHIKVLEHDQDIECVVCNVALQGTKRVAKEVNFFIENSAQTPLELAQSLSLLYEAHGLQFDFDHTKYTPTQEGSLIEFFNYNKEICQYHQRRVECCGKCSEVCPTQAISKLDPQIAREKDLECEDNRHLVIDHQSCIDCGKCIAVCPSGSLSYSSFNLECMQEVAKLYRGYIPLLIDCKAELPNTPLKKEVLPLCLNVNILEQVALLTWVQESGSQIVIYATQELGIGTLESIALLNEIYTHLCHQEAILVARTTEELQACLQDAQSLSSPYTPPTIPTRTKRDLFAQRLGFLIEQGDYGQVGCGEFIRYGHIEIKDNCTLCLSCVGACNTGALSVDGNAYTLLFNPSLCTTCGYCEATCPEKNCLHLERDGIALNPAYFVPKIMAKDSLFTCKMCGKPIGTTKSVHKIAQIMTPKFQGDARKIATLYACPDCKVKIMLEDMLDINSILK
- a CDS encoding molecular chaperone TorD family protein is translated as MNPLDSNLITARALYYRLWHYMVVFVQEESVFNELKTLVNHLKNYPFDLESGCAWQKLDTFLAQGLESFREEQNTVLFSPSYDFVPLSASYYLEGQDNGKKRLEAIALLKQSGLRLESHTLPYPTAEDDLAFLTLMMNAFLQQLLTDSVFFSLHEKLFKDFFHLFSDAFLEAISTHEKSVCYQNYAITLGAFIQHERLFFNLH